In a single window of the Cucumis melo cultivar AY chromosome 11, USDA_Cmelo_AY_1.0, whole genome shotgun sequence genome:
- the LOC127143969 gene encoding pectinesterase inhibitor-like: protein MANNSCLVIVSLIGVLLFTNNVASSTDVVSTICPKTSNPPFCSSVLKSASTTDLKGLAVYNLNFAHTNARKSLTLASSLAKTTLNPQLKQRYSSCAESYDEAIGDIENAQKDLVLGDFNGVNIVTSGAMTGIDDCQDKLAQPPKDTSLLLKNGKTLNDICSIILVISNLL from the coding sequence atggcCAATAACTCTTGTCTTGTTATTGTCTCTCTCATTGGAGTTCTTTTGTTCACTAACAACGTGGCATCATCTACTGATGTCGTTTCCACCATCTGTCCAAAAACCTCAAATCCACCATTTTGTTCAAGTGTGTTGAAATCTGCAAGCACTACAGATTTAAAAGGCTTGGCTGTATACAACTTAAACTTTGCCCATACAAATGCTCGCAAATCTTTGACCCTAGCCAGCTCACTAGCAAAAACCACCCTCAATCCTCAACTTAAGCAACGATATTCGTCTTGTGCTGAGAGCTATGATGAAGCTATTGGAGATattgaaaatgcccaaaaagACTTGGTACTTGGTGACTTTAACGGTGTCAATATTGTAACTTCTGGTGCTATGACAGGGATTGACGACTGTCAAGATAAGTTGGCGCAGCCACCAAAGGATACGTCGTTGCTTTTGAAGAATGGCAAGACTCTAAATGATATATGcagcattattttggttatatccaaTCTTCTTTGA